One part of the Populus alba chromosome 18, ASM523922v2, whole genome shotgun sequence genome encodes these proteins:
- the LOC118029062 gene encoding uncharacterized protein, with translation MDLSGKKSASRSVLVPSTTHQRQHSNLERFLQCVTPTAPPKFLPESCIRDLNSLWQPPGTKDMVEYFTLGDLWDCYDEWSAYGVGTQVVLSSGDTIMQYYVPYLSAIQIYSNKSVVASRDSREYSEVVEFESDSWSDDSMSDKLSRSLSNNSSKTWDTISEDSSFDHEGSLSMRDKLGSLSFQYFEISSPYWRVPLLEKITELARNNPGLMTLKNVDLSPASWMAVAWYPIYHIPSQGNEKDLSSCFLTYHTLSSSFQDCVNEDDDIEADGTASKRKGEGNVCISLPPFGLATYKLQGNLWINPETSDDERMIYLESAADSWLKQLNVHHHDYSFFTSCHCTM, from the exons ATGGACCTGAGTGGTAAAAAGAGCGCATCGCGGTCTGTGTTGGTGCCTTCGACAACTCATCAGCGGCAGCACTCCAATCTGGAACGCTTTCTTCAATGTGTAACTCCAACTGCTCCTCCTAAATTCCTTCCCGAG AGCTGCATTCGTGATCTAAATAGCTTATGGCAACCACCTGGTACTAAGGATATGGTTGAATATTTCACTTTGGGAGATTTATGGGATTGCTACGATGAATGGAGCGCATATGGTGTTGGCACCCAAGTAGTATTGAGCAGCGGTGACACCATTATGCAATATTATGTCCCTTACCTGTCAGCCATTCAGATTTACAGCAATAAGTCGGTGGTGGCTTCCAG GGACTCAAGAGAGTATAGTGAAGTTGTCGAATTTGAAAGTGATTCTTGGAGCGATGACAGCATGAGTGATAAACTGTCGAGGTCGCTAAGCAACAATTCCAGCAAGACATGGGATACCATCTCTGAGGATTCAAGCTTTGACCATGAGGGTTCTTTGTCAATGAGGGATAAGCTTGGCTCTCTGTCCTTTCAGTACTTTGAGATATCTTCTCCTTACTGGAGGGTTCCACTTTTAGAAAAG ATAACTGAATTAGCCAGGAATAATCCGGGATTAATGACACTCAAGAATGTGGATCTTTCTCCGGCGAGTTGGATGGCTGTTGCTTG GTACCCCATATATCACATTCCATCTCAGGGAAATGAGAAGGACCTGTCATCATGCTTCTTGACTTATCATACACTTTCATCATCTTTCCAAG ATTGCGTCAATGAGGATGATGACATTGAAGCAGATGGAACAGCAAGTAAACGGAAAGGAGAGGGAAATGTCTGTATATCCCTTCCTCCATTCGGTCTGGCCACATACAAATTGCAAGGGAATCTTTGGATAAATCCAGAGACATCTGATGATGAAAGAATGATTTATCTTGAAAGTGCTGCTGATTCCTGGTTGAAGCAGCTAAATGTCCACCATCATGATTATAGCTTTTTTACCAGCTGCCACTGCACCATGTAA